Proteins encoded by one window of Molothrus aeneus isolate 106 chromosome 16, BPBGC_Maene_1.0, whole genome shotgun sequence:
- the METTL22 gene encoding methyltransferase-like protein 22 has product MADLAEEEMDNPTFRSDTVLSDVHLHCPSKRHLMVRLNAVGQPVFLSYFKLLWSTEDLASGKHVREITAGKEQQSRSGDELCDKDRSNVKEEGELNSEGVEALLDDDGDLEVVRRPRSASDLQAEDLLRDIVCPVILMKGKEDAFEDEEQECTYSDVVKIEHTMATPLEDVGKQVWRAAFLLADHILFQRDTFRGCCVLELGGGTGITSIIMGAVAKRVYCTDVGEDLLAMCEQNVALNKHLMEPGGGEIKVKELDWLKDEFCTDPEAPYSWSEEEIADLLDHCSVIMAADVFYDDDLTDALFRTLYRITHNLRNSCTVYLALEKRLNFTLRHMDVTCEAYSHFRNTLNDLENLQDGKMKYTVEHIKPDFCQFLVYERIEQLELWKIVAEHLT; this is encoded by the exons ATGGCAGATTTAGCAGAGGAGGAGATGGATAACCCCACGTTCAGGAGTGACACTGTGCTGTCTGATGTTCACTTGCACTGCCCAAGCAAAAGGCACCTCATGGTACGACTGAATGCAGTTGGACAGCCAG TATTCCTGTCTTATTTCAAACTCCTTTGGAGCACAGAAGATTTGGCATCTGGGAAACACGTGAGAGAAATTACTGCAGGAAAagaacagcagagcagaagtgGAGATGAACTGTGTGACAAGGACAGGAGTAACgtgaaagaagaaggagaatTAAATAGTGAAGGAGTAGAAGCTCTGCTAGATGATGATGGAGACTTGGAAGTGGTCAGAAGGCCTCGAAGTGCCTCTGATTTGCAAGCAGAGGATCTTTTGAGGGATATAGTGTGCCCTGTAATTCtgatgaaaggaaaggaagatgcTTTTGAAGATGAAGAGCAGGAGTGCACTTACAGTGATGTCGTTAAAATAG AACACACCATGGCAACCCCCTTGGAAGATGTTGGTAAACAA GTGTGGCGTGCTGCCTTCCTTCTGGCTGATCACATTCTCTTTCAAAGGGACACGTTCAGGGGTTGCTGTGTGCTGGAGCTTGGAGGTGGCACTGGAATTACCAGCATTATCATGGGAGCAGTTGCCAAGAGAGTTTATTGCACAG ACGTTGGTGAAGATCTCCTGGCCATGTGTGAGCAAAATGTTGCATTAAACAAGcacctgatggagccaggag GAGGGGAAATTAAAGTGAAAGAACTGGATTGGCTGAAAGATGAATTCTGCACTG ATCCTGAAGCTCCTTATAGCTGGTCTGAAGAAGAGATTGCTGATTTGCTTGATCACTGTTCTGTGATAATGGCAGCTGATG TGTTCTATGATGATGACCTGACAGATGCCTTGTTCAGAACTCTGTATAGAATCACACACAACTTGAGAAATTCTTGCACAGTTTACTTAGCACTGGAAAAGAG GCTGAACTTCACTTTAAGACATATGGATGTTACATGTGAAGCCTACAGTCACTTTAGAAATACTCTAAATGATCTGGAGAACCTCCaagatggaaaaatgaaatatacaGTGGAGCACATTAAGCCTGATTTCTGCCAGTTCCTTGTTTATGAACGGATTGAGCAGTTG GAATTGTGGAAGATCGTGGCTGAACACCTAACGTGA